The DNA region TCATGTCTATTGCTTGCAGAACAGAACAATGAGCTGCTCTTGAAGAATAGTGAGCTTAGACCACCTGGATCTAAGCCTGTCCCTGAGGCACATCATGCCTCACATGAGCCTAATGACGGTGCTGAAGCCAACCATGTCCGGTATGACCAAAAGGGCCGCAGTTCCTCATATGGAAGAGGACGCGGTCGTGGGGGTCAAGGGCGAGGACGTGGACGTGGTGGCTATGGCAAAGGGCGTAACACCCCTTATGACCGTCCAAACCAGTCCAATAATGGGCATGGCAAAAGCAAAGGCAATGGGACATCTTCAAAACCACAGAATCCTACAAGCTCACCTTGCCATAGATGCGGAATGATGAATCATTGGGCAAAGAATTGCCGCACAGCCAAGCATCTGGTCGACCTCTATCAAGAGAGTCTCAAGGGCAAGAATCCGGAAGCACACATGGTGTACAAGGATGGTGAGGACGATTTTGATCATGACAAGGACGACCTCATGGATTTTGAGACTTCAGACATACTCACTATGCTGAATGATGACCCAGTTGAATAATGTGATGCATCAAACGATTTGTGTTTGAAtgcttttggtgtttttaggctttaagaatttttttaagtGCTTTTgcattctatattttattttaagaataaactatgtttacttccattttcaataataatatgaatgattcagattatatttttattgtctaGAATGAAAGGAAGTATGGACACACTTGTGGTTGACAGTGGATCAAGCCACACGATTTTTAAGGATAAGAAATTCTTTGTTGATCTAACATTGAAAGATGCCAATGTAAACACAATAGCTGGTGTATCACCACTAATAAAAGGCCACGGCCAAGCCTATGTTCTATTACCAAATGGAACACATCTAGAAATAGATGAGGCATTGTATTCTCCAAACTCTAAAAGAAGCCTGTTGAGCTTTAAAGACATTCGTAAGAATGGTCTTCATATTGAAACTGTTGGAGAAGGAGCCAAagaattcttaaatatttatgaattcgTCCAAGACCATAAGAAGGTCTTGGAGACAATACCAGCTATATCCACTGGTCTTTACTGTGCTCAGATCAGTGTGGTCGAAGCCAATGCTGTGATAAGCAAGGAATTCAAAGAGAATTTCAACTTGTGGCACGACCGGTTAAGGCATCCCGGAACATCTATGATGCGTAGACTTATCCTAAATTCTAATGGTCATAACCTTAAAGGTAGACGAGTTGTTCCTAAGATCCATACATGTGTGCCTTGTGCACAAGGAAAACTCATAGTCCGACCATCACCAGTCAAAGTGACAAAGGAAACCATAGGttttctggaaagaatacaagGTGACATCTGTGGACCAATACACCCACCTAGTGGGACGTTTAGGTACTTCATGGTACTAGTTGATGCATCCACAAGATGGTCCCATGTGTGTTTATTATCCACACGAAATCTAGCCTTAGCTAGACTACTTGCTCAAATCATCAGATTGAAAGCACACTTTCCAGACTTTCCTTTgaagactatacgtcttgataatgctggtgaattCACTTCCCAAGCCTTTTATGAGtactgtatgtccatgggggtggCAGTTGAACACTCCGTGGCACATGTCCATACACAGAACGGTCTAGCCGAGTCCTTTATCAAAAGGATTCAGATGATTGCTAGACCTTTACTCATGAAAAGTAATCTTCCAATCAcagcttggggacatgcagTGTTGCATGCTGCGGAATTAATACGCATCAGACCAtctagtgagcatagatattcaccATCCCAGCTCCTCATGGGTCGAGAGCCAGACATCTCCCATCTTAAGACTTTTGGATGTGCTGTTTATTATCCAATAGCTCcaccacaaagaacaaagatgggagctcagagaaggatgggaatatatgttggatatgattcttcttcaattataaaataccttgAGCCAACCACGGGTGATTTGTTTAAGGCCAGGTATGCAGATTGCCACTTTGTGGAATCTGAGTATCCAACATTGGGAGGAAATAATAGCAAGCTGGTAAAAGAAattacatggaatcatacatcccaagcatggcaagatcctcgaaCTCAAGCATGTGATCTTGAAGTTCAAAAGATTATACATCTGCAAGAGCTAGCTAAtaaattgccagattcctttgCTGACCCAAATAGAATGACCAAGTCATACATACCAGCTGCTAATGCACCAATAAGAATTGATGTCCAGAAGGGACaaaaccaagttgctacagagtctatgGCACGTCTgaaacgtggtagaccaattggttccaaagataagaaCCCTCGCATAAATAAGAAAGGTGCAAGACCAACCGTGGTCGAGGGGAAGATGGATCTGGTCGATGTGGTCGATCCGACCGTCCCAAGGCTCCGGGACGTGGACGAACCAACGTCCGGACACGGTCCAGACGTACCAGAATCCACAGACATGACCATTGGTCCGGCTGCTAAGGTATCTAATGAGATTTGGGACGCCAAAACTCAGGATCCTGAACTTCCTGACAATGAAGAGATCTCTATAAATTATATCATGTCTGGAAAACAATGGAACAGAAAACATGTCGACATAAGTGATTTATTTGCATATCATGTAGCACTTGAGATcattgaagatgatgaggatctagaacccacgtctatttatgaatgcatgcaaagaaaagattggcttaagtggaaagaagccataaacgtggagttaAACTCTTTCAAGAAGAGAGGTGTTTTTGGATCAATACTCCTAACACCACATAATATAAAACCAGTGGGATACAAATGGGTCTTTGTGAgaaagagaaatgagaatggTGAAGTCGTGAGGTATAAAGCCCGacttgttgcacaaggattctcacagagACCAGGAATCGATTATGAGGAGACTTATTCTCCCGTGGTGGATGCGACAACATTCAGATTCCTTATAAGTCTGGCCATAAGAGAAAATCTTGATTTACGGTTAATGGATGTAGTAACCGCATATCTTTATGGACCACTGGACAATGACATATACATGAAAGTACCAGAAGGTATTGAAATACCTAAGAATGCTAAAGGTTCTCGAGAACAACATTGCATTAAGCTAAACAAAGCTTtgtatggattgaaacaatctggTCGAATGTGGTACAACAGATTGAGTGAGTACTTACTGAAAGAAGGCTACAAGAATGATCAAGTAAGCCCATGTATATTCATTAAGAGAAATCCGGCCAAGGCATGTGATCATAGCCGTGTATGTTGATGACCTAAACATACTTGGAACGGCCAAAGAGATTTCCCAAACAGTTgagtatctcaagaaagaatttgagatgaaagatttgggaaagACTAAGTTTTGTCTGGGACTACAGATTGAACATCTTAAggatggaatccttgtgcacCAAAAGACCTATACAGAAAAGCTTCTTAAAAGGTTCAATATGGATAAGTGTCATCCACTTAGTAGTCCCATGGTTGTGAGATCCCTTGGTCTAGACACTGATCCACATTTAGACCCAAGGCCAAGGATGAAGAGGTACTTGGTCCAGAGTACCCTTACCTTAGTGCCATTGGTGCCTTGATGTACTTAACTACACATACTAGGCCGgacatatgttttgctgtgagcCTATGTCCAGATTCAGTTCATGTCCGACCATGAGGCATTGGAATGGGATCAAACACATCCTAAGATACCTACAAGGAACTAAGGATGTAGGATTGTTTTATGCTAacacaaaacaaagaagatttgttggttttgctgatgcaggttaccaatCCGACCCACACACGTGCTAAGTCCCAAcaccggctatgttttcacatatggaggcacggccatttcatggagatcagtcaagcagactatatcagccacatcatccaatcactcggagatattggcgatccatgaagcaagtagagagtgtgtctggttgagactcatgacacaccatattcggacagcatgtggaatcacggatggtaaagacgagccgaccaTTCTTatgaagacaatgcggcctgcatagctcagctcaaggatggatacatcaagggtgacaagactaagcacgttctccccaagttcttcttcacccatgaTCTACagaagaaggagaggtcaaggtactccaagtcagatcaagcgagaactcagccgacctcttcactaaggcattaccaaacatgcacgctcaggaagccttatgcagcagattgtatgcgatcactgagaagccttcagtgatgttcacttcaggggaagtaatgcggctgtactctttttcctatccatggctttCCGTTTTTACCAtattgggttttgggtttaccatggaaaggttttaacgaggcagtattccaaaaCGCATTACaactctagacggttatggcattaaCAATCTCGGTTTTTTAACGAGATAGCATCTTAACACACataatggacatcaaggggaagtgttatgaaNNNNNNNNNNNNNNNNNNNNNNNNNNNNNNNNNNNNNNNNNNNNNNNNNNNNNNNNNNNNNNNNNNNNNNNNNNNNNNNNNNNNNNNNNNNNNNNNNNNNAAAGATGAGGCTATGTGGCGAGATTGTAACTGATAAGCAGTTGTTGgaaaagactttccagacaatgTCCTCAAGCAATATGTTTGCTTCAGCAACAATAACAGACAGAAAGGTTTTCAGACCTATAGTGAGCTCATCTCATGTCTATTGCTTGCAGAACAGAACAATGAGCTGCTCTTGAAGAATAGTGAGCTTAGACCACCTGGATCTAAGCCTGTCCCTGAGGCACATCATGCCTCACATGAGCCTAATGACGGTGCTGAAGCCAACCATGTCCGGTATGACCAAAAGGGCCGCAGTTCCTCATATGGAAGAGGACGCGGTCGTGGGGGTCAAGGGCGAGGACGTGGACGTGGTGGCTATGGCAAGGGCGTAACACCCCTTATGACCGTCCAAACCAGTCCAATAATGGGCATGGCAAAAGCAAAGGCAATGGGACATCTTCAAAACCACAGAATCCTACAAGCTCACCTTGCCATAGATGCGGAATGATGAATCATTGGGCAAAGAATTGCCGCACAGCCAAGCATCTGGTCGACCTCTATCAAGAGAGTCTCAAGGGCAAAGAATCCGGAAGCACACATGGTGTACAAGGATGGTGAGGACGATTTTGATCATGACAAGGACGACCTCATGGATTTTGAGACTTCAGACATACTCACTATGCTGAATGATGACCCAGTTGAATAATGTGATGCATCAAACGATTTGTGTTTGAAtgcttttggtgtttttaggctttaagaatttttttaagtGCTTTTgcattctatattttattttaagaataaactatgtttacttccattttcaataataatatgaatgattcagattatattttattgtctAGAATGAAAGGAAGTATGGACACACTTGTGGTTGACAGTGGATCAAGCCACACGATTTTTAAGGATAAGAAATTCTTTGTTGATCTAACATTGAAAGATGCCAATGTGAACACAATAGCTGGTGTATCACCACTAATAAAAGGCCACGGCCAAGCCTATGTTCTATTACCAAATGAACACATCTAGAAATAGATGAGGCATTGTATTCTCCAAACTCTAAAAGAAGCCTGTTGAGCTTTAAAGACATTCGCAAGAATGGTCTTCATATTGAAACTGTTGGAGAAGGAGCCAAagaattcttaaatatttatgaattcgTCCAAGACCATAAGAAGGTCTTGGAGACAATACCAGCTATATCCACTGGTCTTTACTGTGCTCAGATCAGTGTGGTCGAAGCCAATGCTGTGATAAGCAAGGAATTCAAAGAGAATTTCAACTTGTGGCACGACCGGTTAGGCATCCCGGAACATCTATGATGCGTAGACTTATCCTAAATTCTAATGGTCATAACCTTAAAGGTAGACGAGTTGTTCCTAAGATCCATACATGTGTGCCTTGTGCACAAGGAAAACTCATAGTCCGACCATCACCAGTCAAAGTGACAAAGGAAACCATAGGttttctggaaagaatacaagGTGACATCTGTGGACCAATACACCCACCTAGTGGGACGTTTAGGTACTTCATGGTACTAGTTGATGCATCCACAAGATGGTCCCATGTGTGTTTATTATCCACACGAAATCTAGCCTTAGCTAGACTACTTGCTCAAATCATCAGATTGAAAGCACACTTTCCAGACTTTCCTTTgaagactatacgtcttgataatgctggtgaattCACTTCCCAAGCCTTTTATGAGtactgtatgtccatgggggtggCAGTTGAACACTCCGTGGCACATGTCCATACACAGAACGGTCTAGCCGAGTCCTTTATCAAAAGGATTCAGATGATTGCTAGACCTTTACTCATGAAAAGTAATCTTCCAATCAcagcttggggacatgcagTGTTGCATGCTGCGGAATTAATACGCATCAGACCAtctagtgagcatagatattcaccATCCCAGCTCCTCATGGGTCGAGAGCCAGACATCTCCCATCTTAAGACTTTTGGATGTGCTGTTTATTATCCAATAGCTCcaccacaaagaacaaagatgggagctcagagaaggatgggaatatatgttggatatgattcttcttcaattataaaataccttgAGCCAACCACGGGTGATTTGTTTAAGGCCAGGTATGCAGATTGCCACTTTGTGGAATCTGAGTATCCAACATTGGGAGGAAATAATAGCAAGCTGGTAAAAGAAattacatggaatcatacatcccaagcatggcaagatcctcgaaCTCAAGCATGTGATCTTGAAGTTCAAAAGATTATACATCTGCAAGAGCTAGCTAAtaaattgccagattcctttgCTGACCCAAATAGAATGACCAAGTCATACATACCAGCTGCTAATGCACCAATAAGAATTGATGTCCAGAAGGGACaaaaccaagttgctacagagtctatgGCACGTCTgaaacgtggtagaccaattggttccaaagataagaaCCCTCGCATAAATAAGAAAGGTGCAAGACCAACCGTGGTCGAGGGGAAGATGGATCTGGTCGATGTGGTCGATCCGACCGTCCCAAGGCTCCGGGACGTGGACGAACCAACGTCCGGACACGGTCCAGACGTACCAGAATCCACAGACATGACCATTGGTCCGGCTGCTAAGGTATCTAATGAGATTTGGGACGCCAAAACTCAGGATCCTGAACTTCCTGACAATGAAGAGATCTCTATAAATTATATCATGTCTGGAAAACAATGGAACAGAAAACATGTCGACATAAGTGATTTATTTGCATATCATGTAGCACTTGAGATcattgaagatgatgaggatctagaacccacgtctatttatgaatgcatgcaaagaaaagattggcttaagtggaaagaagccataaacgtggagttaAACTCTTTCAAGAAGAGAGGTGTTTTTGGATCAATACTCCTAACACCACATAATATAAAACCAGTGGGATACAAATGGGTCTTTGTGAgaaagagaaatgagaatggTGAAGTCGTGAGGTATAAAGCCCGacttgttgcacaaggattctcacagagaccaggaatcgattatgaggagacttattctcccgtggtggatgcaacaacatTCAGATTCCTTATAAGTCTGGCCATAAGAGAAAATCTTGATTTACGGTTAATGGATGTAGTAACCGCATATCTTTATGGACCACTGGACAATGACATATACATGAAAGTACCAGAAGGTATTGAAATACCTAAGAATGCTAAAGGTTCTCGAGAACAACATTGCATTAAGCTAAACAAAGCTTtgtatggattgaaacaatctggTCGAATGTGGTACAACAGATTGAGTGAGTACTTACTGAAAGAAGGCTACAAGAATGATCAAGTAAGCCCATGTATATTCATTAAGAAATCCGGCCAAGGCTATGTGATCATAGCCGTGTATGTTGATGACCTAAACATACTTGGAACGGCCAAAGAGATTTCCCAAACAGTTgagtatctcaagaaagaatttgagatgaaagatttgggaaagACTAAGTTTTGTCTGGGACTACAGATTGAACATCTTAAggatggaatccttgtgcacCAAAAGACCTATACAGAAAAGCTTCTTAAAAGGTTCAATATGGATAAGTGTCATCCACTTAGTAGTCCCATGGTTGTGAGATCCCTTGGTCTAGACACTGATCCATTTAGACCCAAGGCCAAGGATGAAGAGGTACTTGGTCCAGAGTACCCTTACCTTAGTGCCATTGGTGCCTTGATGTACTTAACTACACATACTAGGCCGgacatatgttttgctgtgagcCTATTGTCCAGATTCAGTTCATGTCCGACCATGAGGCATTGGAATGGGATCAAACACATCCTAAGATACCTACAAGGAACTAAGGATGTAGGATTGTTTTatgctaaccaaaacaaagaagatttggttggttttgctgatgcaggttaccaatccgacccacacagtgctaagtcccaaaccggctatgttttcacatatggaggcacggccatttcatggagatcagtcaagcagactatatcagccacatcatccaatcactcggagatattggcgatccatgaagcaagtagagagtgtgtctggttgagactcatgacacaccatattcggacagcatgtggaatcacggatggtaaagacgagccgaccattctttatgaagacaatgcggcctgcatagctcagctcaaggatggatacatcaagggtgacaagactaagcacgttctccccaagttcttcttcacccatgaTCTACAGAaggaaggagaggtcaaggtactccaagtcagatcaagcgagaactcagccgacctcttcactaaggcattaccaacatgcacgctcaggaagcttatgcagcagattggtatgcgatcactgagaagccttcagtgatgttcacttcaggggaagtaatgcggctgtactctttttcctatccatggctttCCGTTTTTACCatattgggtttttgggtttaccatggaaaggttttaacgaggcagtattccaaacgcattacaaactctagacggttatggcattacaatctcggtttttaacgagatagcatcttacacacataatggacatcaaggggaagtgttatgaatattgtgtgatgtctagtatggaatgttctaggtttacttgttccctactctaAGTttcttgttccctactccaagttttTAGACTTGGTCTTCAAgctatgtaatcctatataaggaactcattactcatggaataagACAACACATCTCATTCTTTCACAAACAAAGCatccgatctctctctctctctctctctctggttcgattagttcttaagcaagaacactaggattagaacaatTTACGATTATCATTATTCAAGTCGTCACATTTTTTGGGACCGACCTCATAATTGAATTGGTCAGGTATAGTAGCCGAGAACACAAACTTAACAAAAcggtttctttattttattaactcTTTCTTTGCTTTCTTCTCTTACAATAGATCTCTCTTATCTTCGATCTCTATATATAGGTCTTATCTTTTCCTATTACAAGTATATCTAGGAACTCTTATCTTTATCCTAAACATATAAGTtattctgcttatctttaatgAATAACTTAAGTTTCAAGTTatttgaagcttatccaacattcaACCCCTTAAGCTTCAAGCGTTTTGTGAATGTTTCTTGTACtccaatcttcttcttcatgtcaCTGAACTTCGTCTTTTGCCAATGCCTTTGTTAAGATGTCTGCACATTGATCTTCACTTCGCACAAACTCCACTTCAATTTGTTCCTTTTCTACGCACTCACGGATGAAATGGAACCTCTTCTGTATATGCTTACTCCTCCGGTGAAATACTGGATTCTTAACCAATGATATAGCAGACTTATTGTCCACATAGATCGTCGTTCTTCTTTGTTCTTTACCTGTAATCTCACTCAGAAGGTCTTGAAGCCAGATGGCTTGTTTCGCAGCTTCTGTAGCTGCCATATACTCAGCTTCGCATGAAGACAGAGCCACTGTTTGCTGCTTTTGAGAACACCACGTTATAGGCGTGCCTCCAAAGAAGAAAATGTGACCCGAAGTGCTTCTCCCGTCCTCTGGATCTGAGTTGTGACTACTGTCACTAAAGCCAACTAGTTTCTGTGTTCCTCCTTTCTTGAACACTAAACCATTGCCAAGAGTTCCCTTTAAGTACCTTAGAACTTGCTTTAGAGCGTCTGCTTGTTGCTTTCGTGGAGACTGCATAAACCTGCTTAAGATCCCAACAGAGAAAGCGAGGTCAGGTCTCGTGTGCATTAGATACCTTAGACACCCTATCCTTCTTCGGTACAACGTTGCatcaacttcttcttcatcttcagcCATCGTCAGTTTCAGACCAAACTCCATCGGTACTTGAGTTGAGTTGCAGTCGTCTAATCCTGCTTCACTTAGAATCCGACTAGCATATGCTTCTTGCTTGATCATTATTCCTTCAGCATTCTGTCTTACTTCGATACCCAAGTAGTAAGTGAGTTTACCGAGATCAGACATCTCAAATTTACTTGCCATTCCCTTCTTGAACTCCGTGATAGCTTTCAAAGAGTTACATGTTACAAACAGATCATCTACATAGATGGTAATCAAAAGAAGTCTGTCTCCTTCCTCCTTCCGATAGACTGATGACTCCTTTGAACACTTTATGAACTTCATGTCGATCAGAATCCTATTGAGCTTAGTATTCCAGGCCCTTGGGGCTTGCTTTAAAACATACAAAGCCTTAGAGAGTTTGAAAACTTTGTGCTCTTCTCCCTTCTTTTCAAAACCCTCAGGCTGAGATACATAAACTTCCTCAGCTAACTCACCATGTAAGAACGCCGTCTTGACGTCGAGGTGGTGAATCTCCCAACCTTTTACAGCAGCAACTCCAATCAACAGTCTTATAGTCTCTAGCCGTGCAACAGGAGAGAAGACTTCATCGTAATCTACTCCTTGTTCTTGCGCATATCCTTTTGCGACCAGTCTTGCTTTGAACTTAATGATAGTTCCATCTGCGTTTCTCTTAACTTTAAACACCCACTTAAGACCTATGATCTTAACTCTTGATGGTCTATCAACTAAGCTCCACGTTCTGTTTTTGTTAATAGAATCTATCTCATCTTTGCAGGCGTTTATCCACTGAACTAGCTTCTTTGCTTCTTGGTAGTTCCGTGGTTCATCATCAAGTGAGAGAAGTAGAATCTCACATTCC from Raphanus sativus cultivar WK10039 chromosome 8, ASM80110v3, whole genome shotgun sequence includes:
- the LOC130499091 gene encoding uncharacterized protein LOC130499091 translates to MIIRHHIEESLKAQYLTVSDPYELWKELKMRYDHQKTLILPGATYEWTHLRIQDFKSVNDYNSALFKIVSKMRLCGEIVTDKQLLEKTFQTMSSSNMLLQQQYRQKGFQTYSELISCLLLAEQNNELLLKNSELRPPGSKPVPEAHHASHEPNDGAEANHVRYDQKGRSSSYGRGRGRGGQGRGRGRGGYGKGRNTPYDRPNQSNNGHGKSKGNGTSSKPQNPTSSPCHRCGMMNHWAKNCRTAKHLVDLYQESLKGKNPEAHMVYKDGEDDFDHDKDDLMDFETSDILTMLNDDPVE